GACCTGCATTCATGAAGTCAATGCCAGAGTACCTGATTCTGTTACCTTCGTCCCACTCCTCTCCCTCGTCATCTCAGAAATCACTTTCCCACCAGCCACTTGTCTCATCGCCTTCTAGTCAAGGTATTTGAAATCTGTCATGCTATCAAAACAATAACGCTCATTTTCAATGTTTTATACCATCAGTGCTCTTTAAATCACTGCATTTGTTGTGCCTGACCCAGGATCAGCAGATAAGGAGCCTCTGCCAGGGAATCCTAATGTGGTCCTCGTCAGTTTAGGAAAATTACTCTCAGAGGAAAGAGGTCAGTAAACTTTTATTATTGCTATAAAACCTTCACTTTCGGCCCTCTAATTTTATCATCAGTCTTATTGGCTTATAATGACGATTATGTTTGCATATTTACAGTGCAGATCACACAAGGAGAACCCATCTCCTGCTCCCAGTGTGGCTCTGTGCTGGACTCCTGCTATGACAATGCGGtaaatacatactgtatttcaTTTGACCTCCGTTCTCATCTTTAATCATCTTTAATGATAAGTACCAACATGATTAACACTCACTGGTTTCAATAACTGTGCATAGTAACTATAAATCTCCTTGTAACCACTACTGGGCAATACATAGCATGACAACCTCTTAGAGGCATGCAAGCATAAGCGTTATTGATCATATTGATCATAGCATAGTGAAACAATGGACAGCCGGGTTTGTTTGATTAATACGGACTGCGAGCTGGTTGCTCTCACTAAgtgctctctcctcctgctgctgaactACAGGTTAATCTGTGTTACTTCTGTGAGTCCTCGGACTTGACCAGCTCTCCCAGTATACCACAGCATCCCCTAACTGGTTATCAGGATGGACTCTTTTTGCTCCATCCTGATGAAAAGCCCTCATGCACAACTGgtgctctgctgctcttctgcaTCGACATTTCAGGCTCCATGAGCATTTCCTCGCAGGTGAAAAACACATGACTGACGCAGATCTGTTTACTGCTTGTGACAGCTGAGATTCTCAAATCCAAGCTGTGGTATTTCAAATGCTCAATCTCTGTTGTTTGAAGGTGTCAGAGGGAGAGTGTGTTGTCCACAGAACCCGTCTCAGTGTGAGTTTTTCCTCATCTTCCAGTGGCCTTTTTAGTCCATCCATATACCGTAGTTAATTTACTGTGGTAAACACTTGTAAGGAGCACAACACAAGTTGACTTGAAAATCAGAACAAAATTCTTTGAAAAAGATGCACAACACTGAGTGCAGCTGTTTATGGTTACtatcaagataaaaaaaaaatggagataAAAATCATTGTGCTGAAACCAGTTTGTCCAGGAAGCCgtgttgcagtgtgttcagAGCCTATGTGATCAACAACCTGACATACGAGTGGGACTCATCACCTTCAACTTCCAGGTATACACACTTTCATCAGAGGctatgtacattttattttctccctgaTTCTCGTCTGTTTTTCTTAGTTATCTACTTCTGTCTTTAAATTTGATGTCTGACTCATAtttgattattgtttttctgctgttcttcATCCCCCAATCTTTGTGTTGCCAGGTGACGATGCATGGATACGACAATTTCTCGTCCCACTGCCTGAGCAATGCCGAGTTGACAGACAGCAACTATCTGAAAGAGGCTGCAGCCAGTTTCCCCAGTCCACCTCCACTCTCACAGACCAAGGACTACTTACAGAGACAAGTTTTGGGGTCAGAGAAAAAACAGTGTTAGTGTTCAATCTACTGTATTTGGATTTTATAACATGATTTTAACATTAACTTTCGCTTCTTGGTGAAAGTTTAACAGCAAATGGGACCACAGCTCTTGGTCCAGCTGCTCTCCTGGCAATTGCAACAGCCTCCAGACAGCCAGGATCCAAGGTAGGTTTGTTCTTATAGAggttgttttagttttatattaACTGAGAAGGAACCAGGAATCCCACGCAGAGGCCACTtgtactgcatttatttgaatgtgaggttttgttttttgaccttCATCAGCATTTGTGGCTCCTCCTTtggacacatttattttaatgcatcTTGCTATATTAATTTCCATTAATTTCCATCCCATTTATGGAGTCcatgttatgttattttttgcATGGTACTTCAGAGCAGAATTTTCATATCAGTCTCCAATTTTAACCAAATGAGCTATAAAAAAACTGTCCCTAAAACAATCATAtatctctttttaatttttatgttctttaaaaacactgcaatcCTGATCTGTTATCTCTGCTGATCCTAAAGGTGATTATCTGCACAGATGGGAAGGCCAACACAAAGTTGGGTAATCTGGAGGCAGAAGATAATGATGCTCGCACACTCCTCTCATCCACCATCTTCTACCAGGAACTGGGAGAATATGCTGCCAATCAAGGGTTGGTCTACATCTCCTTATCAATATCAAGAATGGAACAACCATTAATTATGCTGCTGAAAGGCAATTCACATCCTTGGAGCCTTGTTGCTCCACCAACACAAATAACAATATTATTGCTAATATAAGTCCTAATAAGAGGTCAGAGGAGTGAGGgttgtgtgctgtgctgtaatgAGTTTCATGTTGAAATTGTTGTTCTGCTTTCCTTAGTGTGACAGTGTCTGTGCTGTCCATAGAGGGAACAGACTGCAGGTTGGATGAGCTGGGAAGACTCGCTGATCGCACTGGAGGGAAAGtaagagacaaagtgaaattGAAATGTGTTTCAGCGAATGTCAGATTTGTATGCTGTATGCCAGACGGTTATCTTCATTTTGTATGTCACTCATCAGAtcttgttgtctgtgtgtggtgtccTCTTAGGTGGTGATAGCCAGTCCCAAAAGGTTGCACCCAGAGTTTGAACAGATCATTGAGAACAGGACCATAGCCACACATTGTACTGTCACATTGCTGCTGCCCAAATCACTGTAAGAGCTATGTTTATGCCTTAAAAATTAATATCTTAAAATTGTTCCTCATGTGAATGCACTTTAAAGTACATTATTGATAAGGCTTTGACTGACCGATGTTCATCTTTGGTTTAGTCgtgtgagaggagagaaggaggcagGACATAAAGGGACCAGAGAGGTGGGGAACGTGGACCCAGATACAGAAATCACCTTCCAGTTTGGAGCCAGTGAAGAGGATGCAGAAGGTGAGAAAAAAATGGTATCCCACCACTGAAAGACTGACTGGCAAACAACCAGTTCTCAGCTTGAGCTTGTTGTTGAGTCCACCGCCAGTTTCGCTGTTGTAATACTGCTGCCTTTCTTAGGAATATCGCAGCTGGTGCTGTGACAGCAGGTCTTGTTAAACATTgcaaaactgtgatttttagTTGTTGCCAAAGAGGAAAACCTGAAGTTTCAGTCTGAGATAACtgcaagacagaaacacactgtgtgaaCTGAGAGGGTTCTGAGGTCATCACATCTGAAAACAGTAACAAATGTGgactgaggaaagaaaaaaaaaaattaggtcCAGTAAAAAGGTTGCAAAACACCAACAGAAGTCGACATCTTGCTACTTCTGGTAAGACAGGAATATGTCCATCTGCACATGTCACACTACCATCTGTTATTACTGCTACTGTTAATATGTCAAACACTGTAATGAAtgtattagcatttagctaaaaatGCCAAGTGTGCGTTAGTACAAACCACTTTCGGTATAGTCTCATTATTGTTGACTCTTATTCATTGTTTTGTACATATAGACACAGCTTAGCATTTATGCTGGCATCTGGACTTAATAGACAAATTAATTCTTCTAACGATACATTTCGGCTTGTATTCAGAGTAGACGGCGTCAGATGGGCCAGAGGTGACTCCTCTGAGCAAGTCTAACACCTGACTTTTCATGCAGGCCACAGCGCTGTTTGACTCATTTCACCCTTACATCACTAACATTTGCTGAATTTTAGTTGTGCATACATCTAAACCTATAAACCAGTCCTGGCTGTGACATCATATTGTTCTCTCTGCATTTCAAAAACACTCAAGTAGATTGCCATcatattgtttttctgtcaatgCTCCTTTTCAGTATCAGCACCACCCCCTGGTAGCCGTATGTCCATCCAGCTGCAGGTCAGGTACAGGCAGAGGAACGGACAGACGATGCTCAGAGTGATCACTTCAGAACGAGATGTTACTGATGACAGGTAATACTGATGTTTCCATAGTCACACTGTTTTGAGTTTgcctcacacgcacacacctgaaCTAAGCTGTTTGAATGCTTGTGGCCTCCTTAAACAAGCCATTCATTATCTTGTGACATCTTTAATCAACCAGGCGTTCTCCCCCTGAGGGCAGCAGTTGATTAGAGGTATTATTTTATACCAATCTTAGTGAACCTTTAGGCTAAGCTGTTTTGAAAATGCAAGGAGACTAGCTGTGACTGAGAGCCTTCACATCGTGCAGAAATGATTGCACCATGTAAATTGCATTTCTAATCCATTGTAACATTCAGTCACACAGTAAATGAACCTCTCAGCTCAGTCTGCCTGCTTCATATACTGCATGAAGGTCATGCAATTCATCGTTTGAGCGGCAACAAAGTAgtcccagtgtgtgtttgcacagcaAAACAATGGCAAGGCTGAAGCTGTAAATGTTGCGAAGCACTCGTATGATAAAAGTGTGACCCTCCCTCGCAGCTCGGCGgccctgtcctctctgtcactgGCTATCATTCAGCTCAACTCGTCACAGGCCAGCGCTGCTCTGGCTGTGAGGGGCCGCTTCCTCGACGCCAGGAGAGAAGGcgagctgcagaggaagctgaTGGAGAGAGCAATGTGAGTTACAGGGGGGTGGAGGAAACTCTGACTGACGTTAGTGTGTGGGCAACATGTAGAATGAGAGCTACTTAATGCTGAGGTCTGGCAACTGGATTTAATGAGGGCTGATTCTTTATATATTTAacacaagaaagacaaaagagagcAATGATTAAGTCCAGTAACTGTACAGGTTGTTTTAATATGAGTTTAAAAACTGTGACAAATGTAACTACATTAGATTATAATAAAAACTGGGAGAAAAactcaaaagcaaaaaatgagagaaaggaaaatggaaataaaaaaactgtttggCATTAAAATTTTCAAATACATCTGACTAATCCCATcaactgattttctttgtgtgtttaggaccatttttatttcacaaactaGTAGTATGCAAACTAGTaaacactttttgcttttttcatttgaaattatgaTTTTGaatttaagtttcttttttcttttttagctaTTAGTAAAATGATTGAAATTCAGCCGTTTATTTAGTAGCTGTAGAGAATTTCTTAGATACGGTTCTGTACTAAGTAAGTGCGCCTTTGCTTGCAGAGAACATA
The Scatophagus argus isolate fScaArg1 chromosome 21, fScaArg1.pri, whole genome shotgun sequence genome window above contains:
- the LOC124052594 gene encoding circularly permutated Ras protein 1-like, encoding MEFACEFVYVPPSVIQKDAQRSNVNVKRSALLPPVNRVRPRNPPPPPPTNSPEAKSQKSPPSQTKIIEHLDKTREVKKVVKPTYFYENAEFHQGAASSISVTPQQTSPSRKTALLPPHMRPTANRQPLPSPNANSQTFTYDLPKSEPNLDTQSWDPNYSYTTPEGTGGQLKLPADASTLPTQTAAPPLPPRPAFMKSMPEYLILLPSSHSSPSSSQKSLSHQPLVSSPSSQGSADKEPLPGNPNVVLVSLGKLLSEERVQITQGEPISCSQCGSVLDSCYDNAVNLCYFCESSDLTSSPSIPQHPLTGYQDGLFLLHPDEKPSCTTGALLLFCIDISGSMSISSQVSEGECVVHRTRLSFVQEAVLQCVQSLCDQQPDIRVGLITFNFQVTMHGYDNFSSHCLSNAELTDSNYLKEAAASFPSPPPLSQTKDYLQRQVLGLTANGTTALGPAALLAIATASRQPGSKVIICTDGKANTKLGNLEAEDNDARTLLSSTIFYQELGEYAANQGVTVSVLSIEGTDCRLDELGRLADRTGGKVVIASPKRLHPEFEQIIENRTIATHCTVTLLLPKSLRVRGEKEAGHKGTREVGNVDPDTEITFQFGASEEDAEVSAPPPGSRMSIQLQVRYRQRNGQTMLRVITSERDVTDDSSAALSSLSLAIIQLNSSQASAALAVRGRFLDARREGELQRKLMERAIEHNRSTEDQQTYQDWVKTMEPIYHNIHNITRKQSVISDSQSLTDTGAALLYTMKHSNRKSISLKNKYKL